From a region of the Sander lucioperca isolate FBNREF2018 chromosome 8, SLUC_FBN_1.2, whole genome shotgun sequence genome:
- the pfkla gene encoding ATP-dependent 6-phosphofructokinase, liver type isoform X1 — translation MSSMDLEKLKMTGAGRAMAVLTSGGDAQGMNAAVRAVTRMGIYVGAKVYLIYEGYQGLVDGGDNIKLAHWQSVTNIIQQGGTVIGSARCKAFTTREGRLAAAFNLVKKGITNLCVCGGDGSLTGANIFRSEWSSLLDELVQKGRITDTLARQHGHLNIVGLVGSIDNDFCGTDMTIGADSALHRIMEIIDAIMTTAQSHQRTFVLEVMGRHCGYLALVSALASGADWLLIPEAPPQEGWEDCMCSRLEGSRITGSRLNIIIIAEGAIDRNGKPITSTYVKDLVVQRLGYDTRVTVLGHVQRGGTPSAFDRVLSSKLGMEAVIALLEATPDTPACAIGLSGNRAVRLPLMECVEMTKLVQTAMNEKRFDEAVKLRGGSFENNWNIYKLLAFEKPIQSGSNFSLAILNVGAPAAGMNAAVRSAARLALAQGHKVYAVQDGFQGLANGELFEMEWHSVAGWTGQGGSLLGTKRTLPNKHMEKIVETIIKFNISALLVIGGFEGYAGVLQLFEARSHYDELCIPMCVIPATISNNVPGTDFSLGADTAVNAAMEGCDKIKQSASGTKRRVFVVETMGGFCGYLATCTGIAVGADAAYIFEDPFNIHDLKTNVEHLTEKMKKDVQRGLVLRNENCHENYTTDFIHRLYSSEGKGIFDCRVNVLGHLQQGGAPSPFDRNFGTKLGVKATQWISERLTENFRQGRVIANSPDTACVLGLNRKVISFIPVTELKDVTDFEHRMPKVQWWFNLRPMLKMLAKYQTSFCEYVPGEIEHVTRRSISIDSGF, via the exons ATGTCCTCGATGGACTTGGAGAAACTGAAGATGACGGGAGCTGGTCGAGCCATGGCAGTGCTGACCAGCGGTGGAGATGCACAAG GGATGAATGCTGCTGTCCGAGCTGTGACCAGAATGGGCATCTATGTGGGGGCCAAGGTCTATCTTATTTATGAG GGATATCAGGGCCTGGTGGATGGGGGAGACAACATCAAACTGGCACACTGGCAGAGTGTGACCAACATCATCCAACAG GGTGGCACTGTGATAGGTAGCGCCCGATGCAAGGCCTTCACAACTCGTGAGGGCAGGCTTGCTGCCGCCTTCAACCTGGTGAAGAAAGGCATcaccaacctgtgtgtgtgtggtggagaCGGCAGCCTCACCGGAGCCAACATCTTCCGCAGTGAGTGGAGCAGTCTGCTGGATGAGCTCGTACAGAAAG GAAGGATCACAGACACTCTAGCCAGGCAGCATGGCCACCTGAACATCGTGGGGCTTGTGGGCTCCATCGACAACGACTTCTGCGGCACTGACATGACCATCGGAGCTGACTCTGCGCTGCATCGCATCATGGAGATAATTGATGCTATCATGACCACTGCACAAAG CCACCAGCGCACCTTTGTTCTGGAAGTCATGGGGCGACACTGTGG ATATCTGGCTTTGGTGTCAGCACTGGCATCTGGGGCGGACTGGCTCCTTATTCCAGAAGCTCCTCCTCAGGAGGGCTGGGAGGACTGTATGTGTTCCCGTCTAGAGGGG AGCCGCATAACAGGGTCAAGACTCAACATTATAATCATCGCAGAGGGAGCCATCGATAGAAATGGCAAGCCCATCACCTCAACTTATGTAAAAGAC CTGGTGGTACAGAGGCTGGGTTATGATACCAGAGTGACAGTACTCGGTCATGTTCAGCGAGGAGGAACTCCCTCAGCGTTTGACAGAGTACTG AGCAGTAAGTTGGGAATGGAGGCGGTGATTGCCCTATTGGAGGCCACTCCCGACACGCCAGCCTGTGCCATTGGCCTGTCAGGTAACCGTGCTGTTCGTCTGCCTCTAATGGAGTGTGTGGAGATG ACTAAATTGGTGCAGACGGCCATGAACGAGAAGAGGTTTGATGAGGCTGTCAAACTGCGTGGAGG GAGTTTTGAGAACAACTGGAACATCTACAAGCTTCTTGCCTTCGAGAAGCCCATCCAGTCTGGG AGCAATTTCTCCTTGGCTATTCTGAACGTGGGAGCTCCGGCTGCGGGGATGAATGCAGCGGTGAGGTCTGCCGCAAGGTTAGCGCTTGCTCAAGGACACAAGGTCTACGCTGTCCAGGATGGCTTCCAAGGACTTGCCAATGGAGAG ctttTTGAAATGGAATGGCACAGTGTGGCGGGATGGACAGGCCAAGGGGGCTCACTGCTGGGGACAAAACG AACTCTTCCAAACAAACACATGGAGAAGATTGTGGAAACCATCATCAAGTTCAATATCTCAGCTCTGCTTGTAATTGGAGGGTTCGAG GGGTACGCAGGTGTGCTGCAGCTGTTTGAAGCCCGGAGTCACTATGATGAGCTCTGTATCCCCATGTGTGTAATCCCTGCTACTATCAGCAACAACGTCCCTGGAACTGACTTCAGCCTGGGAGCAGACACGGCTGTCAATGCTGCCATGGAG GGTTGTGACAAGATCAAGCAATCTGCCTCTGGGACCAAGAGAAGAGTGTTTGTGGTGGAGACTATGGGTGGGTTCTGTGGATATCTGGCAACCTGCACCGGTATAGCTGTGGGTGCTGACGCAGCCTACATCTTTGAAGACCCCTTCAACATCCATGACTTGAAG ACCAATGTGGAGCATTTGACTGAAAAGATGAAGAAGGACGTCCAGCGGGGTCTAGTACTGAG GAATGAAAATTGCCATGAAAATTACACTACAGATTTCATCCATAGGCTATACTCATCAGAGGGAAAGGGCATCTTTGACTGCAGAGTCAATGTGCTGGGACACCTTCAGCAG GGAGGGGCACCTTCTCCCTTTGATAGAAACTTTGGCACTAAGTTGGGTGTGAAGGCTACCCAGTGGATTTCTGAGAGATTGACTGAAAACTTCCGACAAG GCCGTGTGATCGCCAACTCACCAGATACAGCATGTGTGCTTGGCCTCAACAGAAAGGTCATCTCATTCATCCCTGTCACTGAACTGAAGGATGTGACTGATTTTGA ACACCGAATGCCCAAGGTCCAGTGGTGGTTTAATCTTCGGCCGATGCTAAAAATGTTGGCCAAGTACCAAACCAGCTTCTGTGAATATGTCCCAGGTGAGATTGAACATGTGACTCGACGCTCCATCAGCATCGACTCTGGGTTCTAG
- the pfkla gene encoding ATP-dependent 6-phosphofructokinase, liver type isoform X2, giving the protein MLFFSSISSHLFSSCLYNTDYNLGGTVIGSARCKAFTTREGRLAAAFNLVKKGITNLCVCGGDGSLTGANIFRSEWSSLLDELVQKGRITDTLARQHGHLNIVGLVGSIDNDFCGTDMTIGADSALHRIMEIIDAIMTTAQSHQRTFVLEVMGRHCGYLALVSALASGADWLLIPEAPPQEGWEDCMCSRLEGSRITGSRLNIIIIAEGAIDRNGKPITSTYVKDLVVQRLGYDTRVTVLGHVQRGGTPSAFDRVLSSKLGMEAVIALLEATPDTPACAIGLSGNRAVRLPLMECVEMTKLVQTAMNEKRFDEAVKLRGGSFENNWNIYKLLAFEKPIQSGSNFSLAILNVGAPAAGMNAAVRSAARLALAQGHKVYAVQDGFQGLANGELFEMEWHSVAGWTGQGGSLLGTKRTLPNKHMEKIVETIIKFNISALLVIGGFEGYAGVLQLFEARSHYDELCIPMCVIPATISNNVPGTDFSLGADTAVNAAMEGCDKIKQSASGTKRRVFVVETMGGFCGYLATCTGIAVGADAAYIFEDPFNIHDLKTNVEHLTEKMKKDVQRGLVLRNENCHENYTTDFIHRLYSSEGKGIFDCRVNVLGHLQQGGAPSPFDRNFGTKLGVKATQWISERLTENFRQGRVIANSPDTACVLGLNRKVISFIPVTELKDVTDFEHRMPKVQWWFNLRPMLKMLAKYQTSFCEYVPGEIEHVTRRSISIDSGF; this is encoded by the exons atgttatttttttcatccatctcctctcatctcttctCTTCCTGCCTGTATAATACTGATTATAACCTG GGTGGCACTGTGATAGGTAGCGCCCGATGCAAGGCCTTCACAACTCGTGAGGGCAGGCTTGCTGCCGCCTTCAACCTGGTGAAGAAAGGCATcaccaacctgtgtgtgtgtggtggagaCGGCAGCCTCACCGGAGCCAACATCTTCCGCAGTGAGTGGAGCAGTCTGCTGGATGAGCTCGTACAGAAAG GAAGGATCACAGACACTCTAGCCAGGCAGCATGGCCACCTGAACATCGTGGGGCTTGTGGGCTCCATCGACAACGACTTCTGCGGCACTGACATGACCATCGGAGCTGACTCTGCGCTGCATCGCATCATGGAGATAATTGATGCTATCATGACCACTGCACAAAG CCACCAGCGCACCTTTGTTCTGGAAGTCATGGGGCGACACTGTGG ATATCTGGCTTTGGTGTCAGCACTGGCATCTGGGGCGGACTGGCTCCTTATTCCAGAAGCTCCTCCTCAGGAGGGCTGGGAGGACTGTATGTGTTCCCGTCTAGAGGGG AGCCGCATAACAGGGTCAAGACTCAACATTATAATCATCGCAGAGGGAGCCATCGATAGAAATGGCAAGCCCATCACCTCAACTTATGTAAAAGAC CTGGTGGTACAGAGGCTGGGTTATGATACCAGAGTGACAGTACTCGGTCATGTTCAGCGAGGAGGAACTCCCTCAGCGTTTGACAGAGTACTG AGCAGTAAGTTGGGAATGGAGGCGGTGATTGCCCTATTGGAGGCCACTCCCGACACGCCAGCCTGTGCCATTGGCCTGTCAGGTAACCGTGCTGTTCGTCTGCCTCTAATGGAGTGTGTGGAGATG ACTAAATTGGTGCAGACGGCCATGAACGAGAAGAGGTTTGATGAGGCTGTCAAACTGCGTGGAGG GAGTTTTGAGAACAACTGGAACATCTACAAGCTTCTTGCCTTCGAGAAGCCCATCCAGTCTGGG AGCAATTTCTCCTTGGCTATTCTGAACGTGGGAGCTCCGGCTGCGGGGATGAATGCAGCGGTGAGGTCTGCCGCAAGGTTAGCGCTTGCTCAAGGACACAAGGTCTACGCTGTCCAGGATGGCTTCCAAGGACTTGCCAATGGAGAG ctttTTGAAATGGAATGGCACAGTGTGGCGGGATGGACAGGCCAAGGGGGCTCACTGCTGGGGACAAAACG AACTCTTCCAAACAAACACATGGAGAAGATTGTGGAAACCATCATCAAGTTCAATATCTCAGCTCTGCTTGTAATTGGAGGGTTCGAG GGGTACGCAGGTGTGCTGCAGCTGTTTGAAGCCCGGAGTCACTATGATGAGCTCTGTATCCCCATGTGTGTAATCCCTGCTACTATCAGCAACAACGTCCCTGGAACTGACTTCAGCCTGGGAGCAGACACGGCTGTCAATGCTGCCATGGAG GGTTGTGACAAGATCAAGCAATCTGCCTCTGGGACCAAGAGAAGAGTGTTTGTGGTGGAGACTATGGGTGGGTTCTGTGGATATCTGGCAACCTGCACCGGTATAGCTGTGGGTGCTGACGCAGCCTACATCTTTGAAGACCCCTTCAACATCCATGACTTGAAG ACCAATGTGGAGCATTTGACTGAAAAGATGAAGAAGGACGTCCAGCGGGGTCTAGTACTGAG GAATGAAAATTGCCATGAAAATTACACTACAGATTTCATCCATAGGCTATACTCATCAGAGGGAAAGGGCATCTTTGACTGCAGAGTCAATGTGCTGGGACACCTTCAGCAG GGAGGGGCACCTTCTCCCTTTGATAGAAACTTTGGCACTAAGTTGGGTGTGAAGGCTACCCAGTGGATTTCTGAGAGATTGACTGAAAACTTCCGACAAG GCCGTGTGATCGCCAACTCACCAGATACAGCATGTGTGCTTGGCCTCAACAGAAAGGTCATCTCATTCATCCCTGTCACTGAACTGAAGGATGTGACTGATTTTGA ACACCGAATGCCCAAGGTCCAGTGGTGGTTTAATCTTCGGCCGATGCTAAAAATGTTGGCCAAGTACCAAACCAGCTTCTGTGAATATGTCCCAGGTGAGATTGAACATGTGACTCGACGCTCCATCAGCATCGACTCTGGGTTCTAG